The following coding sequences are from one Desulfofundulus luciae window:
- a CDS encoding nucleotidyltransferase family protein gives MAYSEQDLAEMRAGLLKRREQRKKELAQRKELALAAAKRAAGVVRRHGGCRVWLFGSLAGGGRFDEHSDIDLAVAGLPREADFWRLYADVLAAAEPFSVDLVLMEAAGPELRENIRRHGVEI, from the coding sequence ATGGCCTATAGTGAGCAGGATCTGGCTGAAATGCGGGCCGGGCTTTTAAAAAGGCGGGAGCAGCGTAAAAAGGAACTGGCTCAAAGAAAAGAGCTGGCCCTGGCCGCCGCCAAACGGGCCGCCGGTGTAGTCCGCCGGCATGGCGGCTGCCGGGTCTGGCTTTTCGGTTCCCTGGCCGGAGGCGGCCGGTTTGACGAGCATTCGGACATCGACCTGGCTGTGGCGGGCCTGCCCCGGGAGGCGGATTTCTGGCGGCTCTATGCCGATGTACTGGCGGCAGCGGAACCTTTTTCCGTGGACCTGGTGTTGATGGAAGCGGCCGGGCCGGAACTGAGGGAAAACATCCGCCGGCATGGCGTGGAAATTTAG
- a CDS encoding S8 family serine peptidase, giving the protein MKFREAIATILTAVLLLAAAAGPASASPLPLLPGAKGGKNAVPAPYVPGEVIVKFKPGVKAAEAKSRLFTAHKGLGLAEKKALPSGASVFKTDEDVPEAIEALKKDPQVEYAQPNYIYRPCQVNDPLFERQWGLVDEVYGTKVSRAWNYTMGDPGVVVAVIDTGVDYNHPDLKGNMWHDPVSGAPGYDFFNNDDDPMDDFGHGTHVAGIVAAVANNNKGIAGTAPGVRIMALKAADAYGSFTTAAIVSAIDYAARHGVKVVNMSFGSWPSDDPQNPTKYFDRAQYDAIGAHPDILFVVASGNEANNNDEFPVYPACYDRPNTIYDETTYKWVTLPALLNVISVAALAPNGSMSSFSNFGTQSVTLAAPGEGILSTVPTFDGAGVALAVYDEVYGDRVMLWGFGAEALSTAGAVYDSVVRAIYNFLGITPEETKNKPLLVVDDDQSGEEINTPYGSLTLPDVSNLYLNALSTAGYVYTTCRVASGGDCPPVDAAAYAGVLWFTGLAPGSAWHWDGSSGLVVDSPNLTVNDRVYLAGYLENGGRLFLSGWAATAGAGDFVNDYLHAQMTGQSYNLLAAEGLAEPYEGVSYDFAFPAYFSLFLVDSPAAKIALRPQPYASWDGTSMAAPFVSGGTALALSLRNNLGPAELIKILKDNVTTLSSLNGLVSSGGTLNLEKVLTHVNTLPSSTGGSGGGGGGGGGGGGAPAPQPKVEPAPGTAELKATGEAQKTEVLNGLVSIDIPAGALPKDASLTVAVATETPAGAPAGAIAASPVLSFQTSAPLARPVKVGIKYDSSRLGSLDPRMLQVFRQNDDGTWVAVGGRLDREKGAVVVELSHFSSYAVFALKKTFNDVAAHWAQKDIELMAARGITGGYEDGTFRPGKPVTRAELAALLVKLLGLSEMRPESPTFADVEPSAWYYGAVEAAARAGLLAGDGRNFRPDATLTRQEMAAVAVRLAGLTGSAPAANFADEKEIAPWARQAVAAAYARGLMRGVGDRLFAPGSMVTRAQCATLLARLGDRLGLFEEAVTLEGRLVMSTVERPHYELLVGGRNYVLLEDRSDQVLSLWLKAHLDRNIRVKGYLVPGPNIYMRGPVLRVIDAGSTSL; this is encoded by the coding sequence TTGAAGTTTCGTGAAGCCATTGCCACCATTTTGACCGCCGTGCTGCTGCTGGCGGCTGCGGCCGGACCGGCGTCCGCGAGCCCTCTGCCTTTGCTGCCCGGCGCTAAGGGCGGGAAGAATGCGGTACCGGCGCCCTATGTGCCGGGCGAGGTGATCGTCAAGTTCAAGCCGGGTGTCAAGGCGGCAGAAGCCAAAAGCCGGCTGTTTACCGCCCACAAGGGGCTGGGCCTGGCAGAAAAGAAGGCCCTGCCCAGCGGCGCTTCCGTTTTCAAAACGGACGAGGACGTGCCGGAGGCCATAGAGGCCCTGAAGAAAGACCCCCAGGTGGAATATGCACAGCCGAACTACATCTACCGTCCATGCCAGGTAAACGATCCGCTGTTTGAGCGGCAGTGGGGCCTGGTGGATGAAGTCTATGGAACAAAGGTTTCCCGAGCCTGGAATTATACCATGGGAGACCCGGGCGTTGTCGTCGCGGTCATTGACACCGGGGTGGATTATAACCATCCCGACTTAAAAGGCAATATGTGGCATGATCCAGTTTCGGGAGCGCCGGGATACGATTTCTTCAACAACGACGATGATCCCATGGACGATTTCGGCCACGGCACCCACGTGGCGGGGATCGTTGCGGCGGTTGCAAACAACAATAAGGGCATTGCCGGGACGGCCCCGGGTGTGCGGATTATGGCCCTAAAAGCGGCAGACGCCTACGGCTCTTTTACCACTGCTGCCATTGTGTCAGCCATAGATTATGCGGCACGCCACGGGGTGAAAGTGGTGAATATGAGCTTTGGTTCCTGGCCCTCGGATGATCCTCAGAACCCTACCAAATATTTCGATCGCGCTCAATATGATGCCATTGGCGCGCATCCTGACATTCTTTTCGTGGTTGCATCCGGGAATGAAGCCAATAATAACGATGAGTTCCCCGTTTACCCGGCCTGTTACGATCGCCCGAACACTATCTATGATGAAACCACGTACAAATGGGTGACACTGCCGGCATTGCTAAACGTCATTTCCGTTGCGGCTCTGGCTCCGAACGGCAGTATGTCATCTTTTTCGAATTTCGGTACTCAATCAGTTACCCTGGCCGCCCCGGGGGAAGGCATTTTAAGCACCGTGCCCACCTTTGACGGTGCCGGTGTGGCCCTGGCGGTTTATGACGAAGTCTATGGAGATAGGGTGATGTTGTGGGGCTTCGGCGCGGAGGCCCTGAGTACAGCCGGTGCGGTTTATGACAGTGTGGTGCGGGCTATATACAACTTCCTGGGCATAACCCCTGAGGAAACAAAAAACAAACCCCTGCTGGTGGTGGACGATGATCAGTCGGGTGAAGAAATAAATACGCCATATGGCTCGTTAACTCTGCCCGACGTAAGCAACTTGTATCTTAACGCCCTCTCCACGGCAGGCTACGTTTACACAACCTGCCGGGTAGCTTCCGGTGGAGATTGTCCTCCGGTGGATGCGGCGGCCTATGCGGGCGTGCTCTGGTTCACCGGCCTGGCGCCGGGGAGCGCCTGGCACTGGGATGGGAGCTCTGGATTGGTTGTTGACAGCCCGAACCTGACGGTGAACGACCGGGTCTACCTGGCTGGCTACCTGGAAAACGGGGGCAGGCTTTTCTTAAGCGGGTGGGCTGCAACTGCCGGTGCCGGGGATTTTGTGAATGATTATCTTCATGCTCAAATGACCGGTCAATCGTACAACCTGCTGGCCGCCGAGGGCCTGGCAGAACCGTACGAGGGGGTTTCTTATGACTTTGCTTTTCCCGCATATTTCTCCCTTTTCCTGGTGGATTCACCTGCAGCGAAAATTGCCTTGCGCCCGCAGCCTTACGCTTCCTGGGACGGCACCTCCATGGCCGCGCCTTTTGTTTCCGGCGGGACGGCGCTGGCCCTGTCCCTGCGCAATAACCTCGGCCCTGCCGAGCTGATAAAAATATTGAAGGATAATGTAACTACTTTAAGTTCCCTGAACGGATTGGTATCCTCCGGCGGCACGCTGAACCTGGAGAAGGTCCTCACCCACGTTAACACCCTGCCTTCGTCTACTGGTGGCAGTGGTGGCGGAGGAGGCGGCGGTGGTGGCGGCGGCGGTGCTCCGGCCCCGCAGCCGAAGGTCGAACCTGCTCCGGGAACTGCGGAACTGAAAGCCACGGGTGAAGCCCAAAAGACGGAAGTTTTAAACGGCCTGGTGTCCATCGACATTCCCGCCGGTGCACTGCCCAAAGATGCCAGCCTCACCGTTGCGGTGGCCACGGAAACTCCGGCCGGTGCCCCTGCCGGAGCTATAGCGGCAAGCCCGGTGCTGAGCTTCCAAACTTCCGCGCCCCTGGCCAGACCGGTGAAGGTCGGCATCAAATACGATTCATCCAGGCTGGGAAGCCTGGACCCGCGAATGCTTCAGGTTTTCCGGCAGAACGACGACGGAACCTGGGTGGCGGTGGGCGGCAGGCTGGACCGGGAAAAGGGAGCCGTGGTGGTGGAACTCAGCCACTTCTCCAGCTACGCCGTCTTCGCCCTCAAAAAGACCTTTAATGACGTTGCGGCCCACTGGGCGCAGAAGGACATCGAGCTTATGGCTGCCCGGGGAATTACCGGCGGCTATGAGGACGGCACTTTCCGGCCCGGGAAGCCGGTAACCCGGGCCGAGCTGGCCGCGCTGCTGGTGAAACTCCTGGGCCTATCCGAAATGCGGCCGGAATCTCCCACCTTTGCCGACGTTGAACCGTCCGCCTGGTACTACGGGGCGGTGGAAGCGGCCGCCCGGGCCGGGCTGCTTGCGGGTGACGGGCGCAACTTCCGGCCGGACGCCACCCTCACCCGGCAGGAGATGGCCGCCGTGGCGGTACGCCTGGCCGGACTGACCGGCAGTGCTCCTGCGGCCAACTTTGCCGACGAGAAAGAAATAGCCCCCTGGGCGCGGCAGGCGGTGGCCGCCGCTTATGCCCGCGGCCTGATGCGGGGCGTGGGTGACCGGTTGTTTGCACCCGGGTCCATGGTAACCAGGGCGCAGTGCGCCACGCTTCTGGCCCGCCTGGGTGACCGGCTGGGACTCTTCGAGGAAGCCGTCACCCTGGAAGGCAGGCTCGTGATGAGCACCGTCGAGCGGCCGCACTATGAGCTGCTTGTGGGAGGCAGGAACTACGTTTTACTCGAAGACCGTTCGGATCAGGTTCTCTCCCTGTGGCTCAAGGCCCACCTGGACCGGAATATACGGGTTAAGGGTTACCTCGTCCCGGGACCCAACATCTACATGCGCGGTCCGGTCCTGCGGGTGATCGATGCCGGTTCAACCAGTCTGTAA
- a CDS encoding DUF4351 domain-containing protein, with amino-acid sequence MLDIVQAPATSEEKRKTLLRAEIFAGLYFEKKIIEQIFREVETMLNIEESAGYQRIFKKGVEKGIQQGIEKGMEKGRQETLRESVLKLLHKKFKKVPRHYVDKIKSLDEYALGLILENIFEINTLSDLEEYL; translated from the coding sequence GTGCTGGATATTGTGCAGGCTCCCGCCACCTCGGAGGAAAAAAGAAAAACGCTCCTGCGGGCGGAGATATTTGCCGGCCTTTACTTTGAAAAGAAAATTATCGAACAAATCTTCCGGGAGGTAGAAACCATGCTGAATATCGAAGAATCGGCCGGTTATCAGCGGATTTTCAAAAAGGGTGTCGAAAAGGGAATACAGCAAGGCATTGAGAAGGGCATGGAAAAAGGCCGGCAGGAAACCCTCAGGGAGAGTGTTTTGAAGCTTTTGCACAAAAAGTTCAAGAAAGTGCCCCGCCATTATGTGGATAAAATCAAGTCCCTGGATGAATACGCCCTGGGGCTGATCCTGGAAAACATCTTTGAAATAAACACTCTCTCCGACCTGGAGGAGTACCTTTAA
- a CDS encoding AbrB/MazE/SpoVT family DNA-binding domain-containing protein → MEFVSPTPKGQVTIPKPIRDALGLTPKTKLRVYADRGRVVLEPVFPLDSLLEELEAEARQKGYTREDLEREVEAVREQLIKKLYPAGD, encoded by the coding sequence GTGGAGTTCGTATCTCCAACTCCTAAAGGTCAGGTGACAATTCCCAAACCCATCCGCGATGCCCTGGGTCTCACGCCCAAAACCAAACTGCGGGTGTATGCTGACAGGGGCAGAGTGGTTCTGGAACCTGTGTTTCCCCTGGATAGTCTTCTGGAGGAGCTGGAAGCCGAAGCCCGCCAGAAAGGATATACCAGAGAAGATCTGGAGCGGGAGGTCGAGGCCGTGCGGGAACAACTGATCAAGAAACTTTACCCGGCGGGAGATTGA
- a CDS encoding copper amine oxidase N-terminal domain-containing protein, with the protein MRKSRKLIAILATLAMLATLLVPMVGPAAAATTYGVSTVMPVSAGQDNTLSTYLQISMDTTTALASTGSKVVFSLPSSPSGFALKLDTANIKTTGAFAASDVGITPSTINTTPASEFTVTLSGPTNTTTTATTSTISIPITMLRVPGGATGDIKLTASAPPGSVFSNGEIVIATAGSGQVTLAAESVESISSDADQKIGVIDIKENMGGALKDSGSDAAVKLTLPPGFTWDTSASYQPSVSATWGNLGISAVSTNPSTPPTNSLYFTTGNSGRELAIHVPSGAASTQATFLKLTAYINVDESVAKKGDVTITISGAATVSPSSLVVAKYGEYGLSVSALTSPDLVAGKAAQKIGKFQVAEGLKGSLIKDRTITLTLPDGVKWAAKPVIDASASTLAGIDQSAVDNSWQAVGSDGRTIKGTIKFTGSATSTTDAATLVFKDAKVTVSPAFAGNLDVTVGGSQGLTGTITVGKVAAGVNVKASSTPDVKIGLSDQATGDVSITEVAASNINSTITYTKDNASLGTGTVDSDSSNTQAQIVLELPSGVTFSSTPAVSVVEGDLQIDTPKTQNDSRELVIPVKSTSTKPSTIKISGIKLTVDRTVPEGVLVLKVKGTAVNETLDSSGKDTYFPGATTVAKAIIANCVTPAPGEQKSTVVFKVGDTKFTVNGVEQTMDVAPYVKNGRTYVPVRYSAEAVGVAPENILYSGGKVTLLKGDKVVQFTIGSNVMLINGVAVTMDVKAEVTNGRTMLPFRWVAQALGASVDWDPNSQAVTMTL; encoded by the coding sequence ATGCGTAAATCCAGGAAACTGATTGCCATCCTGGCCACCCTGGCCATGCTGGCAACCCTGCTGGTGCCGATGGTCGGACCGGCGGCGGCGGCGACAACCTATGGCGTCAGCACTGTAATGCCGGTTTCTGCTGGTCAGGACAACACGCTATCAACATATCTGCAGATCTCGATGGATACGACTACGGCACTCGCCTCTACGGGAAGTAAGGTTGTCTTCTCGCTACCGTCCAGTCCGTCCGGTTTCGCACTGAAGCTGGATACAGCAAACATAAAAACCACCGGTGCATTCGCAGCGAGTGATGTGGGTATTACGCCTTCTACTATTAACACTACCCCTGCTTCTGAATTCACTGTGACTCTTAGCGGGCCTACTAATACGACCACCACGGCTACGACCAGCACCATTAGCATTCCTATCACGATGCTGAGGGTTCCTGGAGGAGCCACCGGGGACATTAAGCTCACCGCCTCCGCGCCGCCCGGCTCGGTCTTCTCCAACGGCGAGATCGTGATCGCGACTGCCGGCTCCGGGCAGGTGACCCTCGCGGCGGAGAGTGTCGAGTCGATCAGCTCCGACGCTGATCAGAAAATCGGGGTAATCGACATCAAGGAAAATATGGGCGGGGCGCTCAAGGATTCCGGCAGCGACGCGGCCGTGAAGCTGACTCTCCCGCCAGGGTTCACATGGGATACTTCGGCTAGTTATCAACCCAGTGTGAGTGCGACGTGGGGTAATCTTGGTATCTCCGCCGTAAGTACAAATCCGAGCACACCACCCACGAACAGTCTGTACTTCACGACGGGCAATAGCGGCCGCGAGCTGGCCATCCACGTGCCTTCGGGTGCGGCTTCGACTCAGGCCACCTTCCTCAAGCTGACGGCTTACATCAATGTTGACGAGAGCGTGGCCAAGAAGGGTGACGTTACCATCACAATCAGCGGTGCGGCTACCGTGTCTCCGTCGTCCTTGGTGGTTGCCAAGTATGGTGAGTACGGGCTGAGTGTCAGCGCACTTACGTCTCCTGACTTGGTGGCAGGTAAGGCTGCTCAGAAGATCGGTAAGTTCCAGGTCGCTGAGGGCTTAAAGGGTAGCCTGATCAAGGACCGGACCATCACCCTGACCCTGCCGGATGGTGTGAAGTGGGCGGCCAAGCCGGTCATTGACGCCAGCGCATCCACTCTGGCAGGTATCGATCAAAGTGCAGTCGATAACAGCTGGCAGGCCGTAGGTTCCGATGGGCGTACCATCAAGGGTACCATTAAATTCACGGGATCTGCGACCTCCACGACTGACGCAGCGACGCTGGTGTTTAAGGACGCGAAGGTTACTGTGTCACCCGCATTCGCCGGCAATCTTGACGTTACTGTTGGCGGCAGCCAGGGCCTGACCGGTACCATCACAGTCGGTAAGGTTGCTGCCGGTGTGAATGTTAAAGCTTCTTCTACACCGGACGTCAAGATCGGCCTCAGCGATCAGGCAACGGGAGATGTCTCTATCACTGAAGTGGCCGCTAGCAACATCAACAGTACTATAACTTACACCAAGGATAATGCTTCACTCGGAACTGGCACAGTTGATAGTGATTCAAGTAATACCCAAGCTCAGATTGTTCTTGAGTTACCTTCGGGCGTGACCTTCAGCAGCACACCCGCTGTCAGTGTAGTGGAGGGCGATCTGCAGATTGACACGCCTAAGACTCAGAACGACAGCCGCGAGTTGGTAATTCCGGTCAAGAGCACGAGCACCAAGCCGTCCACAATCAAGATCAGCGGGATTAAGTTGACGGTCGACCGTACCGTCCCAGAAGGAGTACTGGTGCTGAAGGTTAAAGGCACGGCCGTGAATGAAACATTGGATTCGAGCGGTAAAGATACGTACTTCCCCGGGGCTACGACGGTTGCCAAGGCGATCATAGCCAATTGCGTCACGCCCGCCCCCGGTGAGCAGAAGTCTACCGTGGTCTTCAAGGTCGGCGACACCAAGTTCACCGTGAACGGTGTGGAGCAGACCATGGATGTGGCCCCGTACGTGAAGAACGGCCGGACCTACGTCCCCGTGCGTTACTCCGCCGAGGCCGTGGGTGTGGCTCCTGAGAACATCCTCTACAGCGGCGGCAAGGTGACCCTGCTCAAGGGTGATAAGGTCGTGCAGTTCACCATCGGCAGCAACGTTATGCTGATCAACGGCGTGGCCGTCACCATGGACGTCAAGGCCGAGGTCACTAACGGCCGGACCATGCTGCCCTTCCGCTGGGTTGCCCAGGCCCTGGGTGCCAGTGTGGATTGGGACCCGAACAGCCAGGCCGTCACCATGACCCTGTAA
- the tnpA gene encoding IS200/IS605 family transposase: MELQRNRNSVFQIGYHFVWCVKYRKPVLTGQIAEDLKELFLHIASDNNFSIEQMEVMPDHVHLFVTATPNHLIADMVKALKGVSARFLFKKHPELKKQLWGGHLWNPSYYVGTVGHISEETVKKYIENQKAGD; encoded by the coding sequence ATGGAACTCCAACGTAACCGCAACAGTGTATTCCAGATCGGCTACCATTTCGTTTGGTGTGTCAAGTACCGGAAACCTGTTCTGACCGGTCAAATAGCGGAAGACCTCAAGGAGTTGTTTTTACACATTGCCAGCGACAACAATTTTTCTATCGAGCAAATGGAAGTTATGCCCGACCACGTGCACTTATTTGTGACCGCCACGCCCAACCACCTGATTGCCGACATGGTCAAAGCCCTCAAGGGCGTTTCGGCCAGATTCCTGTTCAAAAAGCACCCGGAGCTGAAAAAGCAACTCTGGGGCGGGCACCTCTGGAATCCTTCTTACTATGTGGGTACCGTCGGGCACATCTCCGAAGAGACAGTCAAGAAGTACATCGAAAACCAAAAGGCAGGCGATTAA
- a CDS encoding ribonuclease toxin HepT-like protein, with protein sequence MVTAELLVLESRIRLELQQLERLSEELQKTLKPYKNRPVKNTIILRALGSILHDFYSGCEKIFLHIAKEIDRTAPKSESWHRLLLEQMTLPLKGIRPPVITSELAGELAPFLSFRHRFRHRYGFDLEWERMESLVKAMPDTVEHFQRTINSFLDMLAEADDREQNGGDPHGL encoded by the coding sequence ATGGTGACTGCCGAACTCCTTGTACTGGAATCCCGCATCCGCCTGGAGTTACAGCAACTGGAACGGCTGAGCGAGGAACTGCAAAAGACGCTAAAGCCCTATAAAAACAGGCCGGTAAAAAACACCATCATCCTGCGCGCCCTCGGCTCTATTCTGCACGATTTTTATTCCGGGTGCGAAAAGATTTTTTTGCATATCGCCAAGGAAATAGACAGGACCGCTCCCAAAAGTGAAAGCTGGCACAGGCTGCTGCTGGAGCAAATGACCCTGCCTTTGAAGGGGATTCGCCCCCCGGTAATAACCAGCGAACTGGCCGGTGAGCTGGCCCCTTTTTTGAGCTTCCGCCACCGTTTTCGCCACCGTTACGGTTTTGATCTGGAGTGGGAGCGCATGGAATCCCTGGTTAAAGCCATGCCGGATACGGTGGAACATTTTCAGCGGACAATTAATTCCTTTTTGGATATGCTGGCGGAGGCGGACGACAGGGAACAAAACGGTGGTGATCCCCATGGCCTATAG
- a CDS encoding sigma-70 family RNA polymerase sigma factor, whose protein sequence is MDAVKHLIQRSQEQDLVAFEQLVQMYQQRVYTLSYQLTGNHADAQDLAQEVFIRAFRSLDGFRFEADFGTWLHRITVNLWLNMKRRRGNVTLISLDEPVHTGDGEVTREVAAAAGDPEEELEEKEFRGLVGRALKELPAEQRAVLILREVEGYSYDEIARMLDLSLGTVKSRLNRARDALKKRVSALACEAGMALPGGKNKHGPAVVLKEGAGAGRTR, encoded by the coding sequence TTGGATGCCGTCAAACACCTGATCCAGCGTTCCCAGGAACAGGACCTGGTGGCTTTTGAGCAGCTGGTGCAGATGTACCAGCAAAGGGTATACACCCTGAGCTACCAGCTAACCGGCAACCATGCCGATGCCCAGGATCTGGCCCAGGAGGTTTTCATCCGGGCGTTCCGCTCCCTGGACGGTTTCCGTTTTGAGGCGGATTTCGGCACCTGGTTGCACCGCATTACCGTCAACCTCTGGCTGAACATGAAGCGGCGGCGCGGTAATGTGACCCTTATTTCACTGGACGAACCAGTACATACCGGTGACGGGGAAGTTACCCGGGAGGTGGCGGCTGCTGCCGGCGACCCGGAGGAGGAACTGGAGGAAAAGGAGTTCCGGGGCCTGGTGGGCAGGGCCTTGAAGGAGCTGCCCGCCGAGCAGCGGGCCGTGCTCATCCTGCGCGAAGTAGAAGGCTACAGCTATGACGAAATAGCCCGGATGCTTGATCTTTCCCTGGGCACGGTGAAGTCCCGGCTGAACCGGGCGCGTGATGCCTTGAAAAAAAGAGTATCCGCCCTGGCCTGCGAAGCGGGAATGGCGTTGCCGGGCGGGAAAAACAAGCACGGGCCGGCGGTAGTTTTAAAAGAAGGTGCCGGCGCAGGCCGGACCAGGTGA
- a CDS encoding transposase has protein sequence MPASAEEQAACTIMQYRQVVSYYLQVFQEHQEIIGHSQWLKMAEHLTHRTEDNPNAEYPFDEEFPNFPSGLRRNAIAEAHGKALAWRTGYEKWEERKRKHEERNARRIAAGKKPIEFTERPPQYPEDDNCWLSYYGTEYKWEDSHHIMLKMFTGRSYTYRKIALLQPFVVPPGYAAGSPMLVKKPTGWELHVPIVRVAKLNLKKIEKLVKDPSLKICLVDLGIKRHAVMTIQDTKGRVYAAKFISGAKDNHLRKRYLEKIVNLQMQAGVIPEGERFAKDLWNKVSNLNDDIAHRVSREIVDFAEHHGAKIIVFEYLDDLKPEKGTKSHYLNQKFNYWVKGRIFRYTRYKALHEGIVTCRVPAKNTSARCPYCGMLTIRRYNKGRDGKEVKGVDLAKCTNCGVRDINSDFVGSLGIGTAFRLKYCS, from the coding sequence ATGCCGGCCAGCGCAGAGGAACAGGCCGCCTGTACTATTATGCAGTACCGGCAGGTGGTTTCTTATTATCTTCAGGTGTTTCAGGAACACCAGGAGATAATCGGACACAGCCAGTGGCTCAAGATGGCGGAGCATCTGACGCACAGGACGGAGGACAACCCGAATGCGGAGTATCCTTTCGACGAAGAATTTCCCAATTTCCCCTCCGGCTTGCGGAGGAACGCCATCGCCGAGGCCCACGGCAAGGCCCTGGCATGGAGAACCGGCTACGAAAAGTGGGAGGAGAGAAAGCGCAAGCACGAAGAGAGGAATGCCAGGCGCATCGCCGCAGGCAAGAAACCCATTGAGTTTACGGAGCGTCCGCCGCAATATCCGGAGGACGACAACTGCTGGTTGTCCTACTACGGCACCGAGTACAAGTGGGAAGATTCCCACCATATAATGCTCAAAATGTTCACCGGCAGGTCTTACACTTACCGGAAAATTGCGCTTTTGCAGCCGTTTGTCGTCCCTCCGGGTTACGCCGCAGGTTCTCCCATGCTGGTGAAAAAACCGACCGGCTGGGAGCTGCACGTACCTATTGTGCGGGTGGCAAAATTAAACCTGAAAAAGATTGAGAAACTCGTTAAGGACCCCTCTCTTAAAATCTGTCTGGTCGATCTGGGCATAAAGCGCCACGCGGTGATGACCATCCAGGATACCAAAGGCAGGGTCTACGCGGCGAAGTTCATCTCCGGCGCGAAGGACAACCACCTTAGGAAGCGGTACCTGGAGAAGATAGTCAACCTGCAAATGCAAGCCGGGGTTATTCCCGAAGGTGAGCGGTTTGCCAAAGATTTATGGAACAAAGTATCCAACCTGAACGACGACATAGCTCACCGGGTATCCCGGGAAATCGTGGATTTTGCTGAACATCACGGGGCCAAAATTATTGTTTTCGAGTATTTAGATGATTTAAAGCCGGAGAAGGGTACCAAATCTCACTACCTGAACCAGAAGTTTAACTATTGGGTAAAAGGCCGGATATTCCGGTACACGCGCTACAAGGCACTGCACGAAGGCATAGTCACCTGCCGGGTGCCGGCTAAAAACACTTCTGCCCGGTGTCCGTACTGCGGGATGTTAACCATCCGGCGGTACAACAAGGGCCGGGACGGGAAGGAAGTAAAAGGTGTCGACCTGGCGAAGTGTACTAATTGCGGAGTGCGCGACATAAATTCCGACTTTGTGGGCAGTTTGGGAATCGGGACTGCGTTCCGGCTCAAGTACTGCTCATAA
- a CDS encoding Uma2 family endonuclease produces the protein MAKGIERRGVISVTGTAPRESSLRGTLTYADYLQIDDGRQYELIEGELILTPSPGFLHQYIAANVGGLLRAYVDKHNMGLVLFAPFDVVLADNLVLQPDVLYLSRERFDLLTENCLKGAPDLVVEVLSPASGRRDRLEKSRLYLKHGVKEYWVVDPSAQTVEIFSAGEKGWLLAGAYGPEDTLSSPLLPGFSANGEEIFRLPEGLVL, from the coding sequence ATGGCAAAGGGAATAGAAAGGCGGGGAGTGATTTCAGTGACCGGGACAGCACCCAGGGAATCTTCCCTCCGGGGAACACTGACTTACGCCGATTACCTGCAAATCGACGACGGGCGGCAGTACGAATTGATCGAGGGGGAACTGATTTTGACACCTTCGCCCGGTTTTTTGCACCAGTACATAGCGGCCAACGTCGGCGGGCTATTACGGGCCTACGTAGATAAGCACAACATGGGGCTGGTATTATTTGCGCCTTTCGATGTGGTGCTGGCCGACAACCTGGTTCTACAGCCGGACGTCCTCTATCTTTCCCGGGAGCGCTTTGACCTGCTCACTGAAAATTGTTTGAAAGGCGCGCCGGATCTGGTGGTGGAAGTTCTCTCACCGGCCTCGGGGCGCCGCGACCGGCTGGAAAAAAGCAGGCTCTACCTGAAACACGGCGTGAAGGAGTACTGGGTGGTGGATCCTTCCGCCCAGACCGTGGAAATATTCAGTGCGGGGGAAAAGGGGTGGCTTCTGGCCGGCGCGTACGGCCCGGAAGATACACTTAGCTCTCCCCTTCTTCCCGGTTTCTCCGCCAACGGGGAAGAAATATTCCGCCTGCCTGAAGGGCTGGTGCTGTAA